One segment of Vicinamibacterales bacterium DNA contains the following:
- a CDS encoding multicopper oxidase domain-containing protein, producing the protein MFAVLLCSTPASAQGSANGAVYVQCPPSVDTNDDGVPDAAGPDSDGDGIPDIKCMHLAGGDGFVTMADGRPQYMFGFSDVTAVPPGQVMEVGALAANFPAPTITLNEGQHFYLSLTNVGMVMRPDLSDPHSVHFHGFPNAAPIFDGTPENSLSVNMGSSLSYYYKIMEPGTYMYHCHVEATEHMQMGMLGNLYVKPRQNTLPGGTALGSFTHTTGQQYAYNDGDGSTRYDVEKAIQIGSFDPDFHDASETVQPLPFATMRDRYGMLNGRGYPDTVNPVALSTDTDRGPKASQPVDSLVTATAGQRVLLRISNLNVTRFYTLASTIPMKVVGQSARLHRGPSGTDLTFTTNSVTVGGGESVDVILDTTGLSGTYLLYTTNLNYLSNDTQDFGGMMTEIRIQ; encoded by the coding sequence GTGTTCGCGGTGCTGCTGTGCAGTACGCCGGCGTCGGCGCAGGGGAGTGCCAACGGTGCGGTGTACGTCCAGTGTCCGCCGTCAGTCGACACGAATGATGACGGGGTTCCTGACGCGGCCGGGCCCGACTCCGATGGGGACGGTATCCCCGACATCAAGTGCATGCACCTCGCGGGTGGCGACGGCTTCGTGACGATGGCCGACGGCCGGCCGCAATACATGTTCGGGTTCTCCGACGTGACCGCGGTGCCACCGGGCCAGGTGATGGAGGTGGGCGCGTTGGCGGCCAACTTCCCGGCGCCCACGATCACGCTGAACGAGGGACAGCACTTCTACTTGAGCCTGACCAACGTCGGCATGGTGATGCGCCCGGACCTGTCGGATCCGCACTCGGTGCACTTCCACGGATTTCCGAATGCCGCGCCGATCTTCGATGGCACGCCGGAAAACTCGCTCAGCGTGAACATGGGGTCGTCGCTGAGCTACTACTACAAGATCATGGAGCCCGGGACCTACATGTATCACTGTCACGTCGAGGCGACCGAGCACATGCAGATGGGCATGCTCGGTAACCTCTATGTGAAGCCGCGGCAGAACACGCTGCCGGGCGGCACGGCCCTCGGGTCCTTCACCCACACGACCGGGCAGCAGTACGCCTACAACGACGGCGACGGCTCGACGCGCTACGACGTCGAGAAGGCGATCCAGATCGGCTCGTTCGATCCGGACTTCCACGACGCCAGCGAGACCGTGCAGCCGCTGCCGTTCGCGACGATGCGCGATCGCTACGGCATGCTCAACGGCCGCGGTTACCCAGACACGGTCAACCCGGTGGCGCTATCCACCGACACCGATCGCGGGCCCAAGGCGTCGCAGCCGGTCGACAGCCTGGTGACGGCGACCGCCGGCCAGCGGGTGCTGCTGCGGATCTCGAACCTGAACGTCACGCGCTTCTATACGCTGGCGTCGACCATCCCGATGAAGGTGGTCGGCCAAAGCGCGCGGCTGCATCGTGGTCCGTCGGGCACCGACCTGACGTTCACGACGAATTCGGTGACGGTCGGCGGCGGCGAATCGGTGGATGTCATCCTCGACACCACCGGCTTGTCCGGGACCTACCTGCTCTACACGACGAACCTCAATTACCTGAGCAACGACACGCAGGACTTCGGCGGGATGATGACGGAGATCCGCATTCAGTAG
- a CDS encoding response regulator transcription factor → MRVLIVEDNPATRDTLTRGLVEELFHVDAVASGAAAEARVQESAFDVIVLDVILPDHDGFTVCRRLRARGVDTPILLLTGRHALDDRVRGLDAGGDDYLAKPFAFRELLARIRALTRRGRAAHAGVTLAHGPIELDQRDHVVRRHGKIVDLTATEFRLLQYLMLRPEAVISRDELARHVWADSIDPHSNVIDVYIGYLRKKLGEDGFGVVRTVRRSGYSLTRNQV, encoded by the coding sequence GTGCGCGTGTTGATCGTGGAAGACAACCCGGCGACGCGGGACACGCTAACGCGTGGGCTCGTCGAGGAGTTGTTTCACGTGGATGCGGTTGCCAGTGGTGCTGCGGCGGAAGCGCGGGTCCAGGAAAGCGCCTTCGACGTCATCGTGCTCGACGTGATCCTCCCGGACCACGACGGCTTCACCGTGTGCCGGCGGCTCCGGGCGCGCGGGGTGGACACCCCCATCCTGCTGCTCACCGGCCGGCACGCGCTCGACGATCGCGTGCGCGGGCTCGATGCCGGCGGCGACGACTATCTCGCCAAGCCCTTCGCGTTTCGCGAGTTGCTGGCCCGCATCCGCGCGCTCACCCGGCGCGGCCGCGCCGCGCACGCCGGTGTCACTTTGGCCCACGGCCCCATCGAACTCGATCAGCGTGATCACGTGGTCCGCCGCCACGGCAAAATCGTCGACCTGACCGCGACCGAGTTCCGCCTCCTCCAATACCTCATGCTCCGGCCCGAGGCGGTGATCAGCCGTGACGAGCTCGCCCGGCACGTGTGGGCCGACAGCATCGATCCGCACTCGAACGTGATCGACGTCTACATCGGCTATCTCCGCAAGAAGCTGGGCGAAGACGGCTTCGGCGTCGTGCGAACCGTCAGGCGTTCCGGGTACAGCCTGACCCGGAATCAGGTGTAG
- a CDS encoding histidine kinase dimerization/phospho-acceptor domain-containing protein, whose amino-acid sequence MGRATRPGKALAWLTRALSRGTQSTPQPPARGDTAPDESRLTMQAFVTSLIHELRTPLAALSGEVEIALRHDRSPAVYRDTLARIAEHVIELEDITGDLALLADPDGFRALSESTVDLSALTSQLSLHYKSDQLIVPIAASSIYVSGHELLLTRAFRLVLDHAVRYRGHGSSVRLQIAPHDHPMGAVHLMLDATPPGFARRTWYHLIDDHADPEVFESPGLLRLRTASSIVRLSGGSLAVDGADGAVCVRIQLREAPADDTPRVTALD is encoded by the coding sequence ATGGGTCGTGCCACCCGGCCAGGCAAGGCGCTCGCCTGGCTGACGCGGGCCCTGAGCCGAGGCACTCAGTCCACGCCGCAGCCGCCGGCGCGCGGCGACACCGCGCCCGACGAATCGCGCCTGACCATGCAGGCGTTCGTGACGTCGCTGATCCACGAACTTCGCACGCCGCTGGCGGCGCTGTCGGGCGAGGTGGAAATCGCGCTGCGGCACGATCGCTCGCCGGCGGTCTACCGGGACACGCTGGCGCGCATCGCCGAGCACGTCATCGAACTGGAAGACATCACCGGCGACCTCGCGCTGCTCGCGGATCCGGACGGCTTTCGCGCGCTGTCGGAGTCGACGGTGGACCTCAGCGCGCTCACCAGCCAGCTGTCGCTGCACTACAAGAGCGACCAGCTGATCGTGCCGATCGCCGCGTCGAGCATTTACGTGTCGGGCCACGAGCTCCTGCTGACGCGGGCCTTCAGGCTCGTGCTCGATCACGCGGTGCGATACCGCGGGCACGGGTCGTCGGTGCGGCTGCAGATCGCGCCGCACGACCACCCGATGGGCGCGGTGCATCTCATGCTCGACGCCACGCCGCCAGGATTCGCGCGCCGCACGTGGTACCACCTGATCGACGATCACGCCGACCCGGAGGTGTTCGAGAGCCCGGGCCTCTTGCGTCTGCGCACCGCATCGAGCATCGTCCGCCTGTCGGGCGGCTCGCTGGCGGTGGACGGCGCCGACGGCGCCGTGTGCGTGCGCATCCAGCTGCGCGAGGCGCCCGCCGACGACACGCCCCGCGTGACCGCGCTTGATTGA